The Sorex araneus isolate mSorAra2 chromosome 5, mSorAra2.pri, whole genome shotgun sequence genome has a segment encoding these proteins:
- the PRDM8 gene encoding PR domain zinc finger protein 8, with protein sequence MEDSGIQRGLWDGDAKAVQQCLTDIFTSVYTTCDIPENAIFGPCVLSHTSLYDSIAFIALKSTDKRTVPYIFRVDTSAANGSSEGLMWLRLVQSARDKEEQNLEAYIKNGQLFYRSLRRIAKDEELLVWYGKELTELLLLCPSRPHSKMNAGSSPYTCLECSQRFQFEFPYVAHLRFRCPKRLHSADLSPPDEQGGGGGGGVVGTKDHGGGGGAKDPQPPRQDASLGPGPKFCKAGPIHHYPAASPEGANPPPVGGGAKPSTDFHNLARELENSGGGRSCSPGRSLGGGGGGGGGGHQEAELSPDGHAAGGGKGKRKFPDEAAEGGGGGGGGAGLVAGRSRFSERPLPVPKEDLVCTPQQQYRAPGSYFGLDDGGRLFAPPSPETGEAKRSAFVEVKKAAARAAGLQEEAAAAADGGGADEQDAGGGGGGGGGGGGSSTPVAASPRPGAPLSGRLEGGSPARGSAFTSVPQLGGAGGAGGAAGAGGAGGAAGAGPGAAASDERKSAFSQPARSFAQLPPLVLGQKLGALEPCHPPDGVGPARLYPAAAAAAAADPLAVKLQGAAELGAGCGGLPKQSPFLYATAFWPKSSAAAAAAAAAAAAGPLQLQLPSALTLLPPSFTSLCLPAQNWCAKCNASFRMTSDLVYHMRSHHKKEYAMEPLVKRRREEKLKCPICNESFRERHHLSRHMTSHN encoded by the exons ATGGAGGATTCGGGCATCCAGCGAGGCCTCTGGGATGGAGATGCCAAGGCTGTGCAGCAGTGTCTGACAGATATTTTTACCAGCGTCTACACCACCTGTGACATCCCCGAGAATGCCATATTTGGGCCCTGCGTCCTAAGCCACACGTCCCTGTATGACAGCATAGCTTTCATAGCGCTCAAGTCCACGGACAAGAGAACAGTCCCTTATATCTTCCGG GTGGACACCTCTGCGGCCAACGGTTCCTCAGAAGGTCTCATGTGGCTGCGGCTTGTCCAGTCTGCCCGAGATAAAGAGGAGCAGAACCTTGAAGCCTATATCAAAAACGGACAGCTGTTTTACCGCTCTCTCCGCAGGATTGCCAAAGACGAGGAGTTACTAGTTTGGTACGGGAAAGAACTGACTGAGTTACTcttgctctgcccctctcgacCCCACAGCAAGATGAATG CGGGGTCGTCCCCTTACACATGCCTGGAATGCAGCCAGCGCTTCCAGTTCGAGTTCCCCTACGTGGCGCATCTGCGCTTCCGCTGCCCCAAGAGGCTGCACAGCGCCGATCTGAGCCCCCCCGACGAgcaaggcggcggcggcggcggcggcgtcgtGGGCACCAAGGACCACGGGGGCGGCGGCGGTGCCAAAGACCCGCAGCCACCGCGGCAAGACGCCTCCCTGGGCCCGGGCCCCAAGTTCTGCAAAGCCGGCCCCATCCACCACTACCCGGCGGCCTCCCCCGAGGGCGCCAACCCGCCCCCCGTCGGCGGCGGCGCTAAACCCTCCACGGACTTCCACAATCTGGCCCGGGAGCTGGAGAACTCGGGCGGCGGCCGCAGCTGCTCCCCGGGCCGGAgcctgggcggcggcggcggcggcggcggcggcggccaccAGGAGGCGGAGCTGAGCCCCGACGGCCACGCGGCGGGCGGCGGCAAAGGGAAGAGGAAATTCCCGGACGAGGCGGccgagggcggcggcggcggcggcggcggcgcggggctggTGGCGGGCCGGAGCCGCTTCTCGGAGCGGCCGCTGCCCGTGCCCAAGGAGGACCTGGTGTGCACGCCGCAGCAGCAGTACCGCGCGCCCGGCAGCTACTTCGGCCTGGACGACGGCGGCCGCCTGTTCGCGCCGCCCAGCCCCGAGACGGGCGAGGCCAAGCGCAGCGCCTTCGTGGAGGTGAAGAaggcggcggcgcgcgcggcgggcttgcaggaggaggcggcggcggcggccgacgGCGGGGGCGCCGACGAGCAGgacgcgggcggcggcggcggcggcggcgggggcggcgggggctcgTCCACTCCGGTGGCGGCGTCCCCGCGGCCCGGGGCCCCGCTGTCCGGCCGGCTGGAGGGCGGCAGCCCGGCGCGGGGCAGCGCCTTCACGTCGGTGCCGCAGctgggcggcgcgggcggcgcgggcggcgcggcgggcgcggggggcgcggggggcgcggcgggcgccggACCCGGCGCGGCGGCGTCGGACGAGCGCAAAAGCGCCTTCTCGCAGCCCGCGCGCTCCTTCGCGCAGCTGCCGCCGCTGGTGCTGGGCCAGAAGCTGGGCGCGCTGGAGCCCTGCCACCCCCCCGACGGCGTGGGGCCCGCCAGGCTCtaccccgccgccgccgccgccgccgccgccgacccGCTGGCCGTGAAGCTGCAGGGCGCGGCCGAGCTGGGCGCGGGCTGCGGGGggctgcccaagcagagccccttcCTCTACGCCACCGCCTTCTGGCCCAAGAgctcggcggccgcggcggcggcggcggcggcggcggccgcgggacCCCTGCAGCTGCAGCTGCCGTCGGCGCTCACCCTGCTGCCGCCCTCCTTCACGTCGCTGTGTCTGCCCGCGCAGAACTGGTGCGCCAAGTGCAACGCCTCGTTCCGCATGACGTCCGACCTGGTGTACCACATGCGCTCGCACCACAAAAAGGAGTACGCCATGGAGCCCCTGGTGAAGCGGCGGCGGGAGGAGAAACTCAAGTGCCCCATTTGCAACGAGTCCTTCAGGGAGCGCCACCACCTGTCCAGGCACATGACCTCGCATAACTGA